In the Mycolicibacter sp. MU0102 genome, one interval contains:
- a CDS encoding enoyl-CoA hydratase/isomerase family protein — MIETVDLDAPAPDAAPGAGITIATGARFGTAHAEHCLQHATFTLTETETTDRRVIRVASVPEALAEITDRCTRWPQAAAICDDVLRAVDPSAPAWSGVVTESLAYSVLQAGPEFAGWLAARGPASVPAVADPMLLDRDGDTLRLRFNRPQRHNAFDNATRAVLLDGLAVAAADPSIDEMVLSGVGPSFCSGGDLAEFGGFTDVPSAHLARTRHSPALALEALTTRLGARCRAEIHGQVLGSGLEMAAFCGWVRAHPATLLGLPELSLGLIPGAGGTVSVTRRIGRWRTAYLILSGRTIDAATALRWGLVDEIAS; from the coding sequence ATGATCGAAACGGTCGACCTCGACGCCCCTGCTCCCGACGCCGCGCCCGGCGCAGGGATCACCATCGCGACAGGCGCTCGCTTCGGCACCGCGCACGCCGAACACTGCCTGCAACACGCCACCTTCACCCTCACCGAGACCGAGACCACGGATCGCCGCGTGATCAGAGTCGCCTCGGTGCCCGAGGCGCTTGCCGAGATCACCGACCGCTGCACGCGCTGGCCCCAAGCCGCGGCGATCTGTGACGACGTGCTGCGCGCAGTGGACCCGTCGGCACCGGCTTGGTCCGGGGTGGTCACCGAATCGTTGGCCTACTCGGTGCTGCAAGCCGGTCCGGAGTTCGCCGGCTGGCTGGCGGCCCGCGGCCCGGCCAGCGTGCCGGCGGTCGCCGATCCCATGCTGCTCGACCGCGACGGCGACACCTTGCGGCTGCGGTTCAACCGGCCGCAACGTCACAACGCGTTCGACAATGCGACGCGGGCCGTCCTGCTCGACGGGCTGGCCGTGGCCGCCGCCGACCCCTCGATCGACGAAATGGTGCTCAGTGGTGTCGGGCCGTCGTTCTGCAGCGGTGGCGACCTCGCCGAGTTCGGCGGGTTCACCGACGTGCCCAGCGCGCATCTGGCCCGCACCCGGCACAGTCCGGCGCTGGCGCTAGAGGCGCTGACCACACGGCTGGGGGCGCGCTGTCGCGCCGAGATCCACGGTCAGGTGCTGGGCAGTGGCCTGGAGATGGCCGCCTTCTGCGGCTGGGTGCGAGCACACCCCGCCACGCTGCTGGGCCTGCCCGAGCTGAGCCTCGGCCTGATCCCAGGCGCCGGCGGCACCGTCAGCGTCACCCGCCGCATCGGCCGGTGGCGCACCGCCTATCTCATCCTGTCCGGCCGCACCATCGACGCGGCGACCGCGCTGCGCTGGGGCCTGGTCGACGAGATCGCGTCATGA